Proteins from a single region of bacterium:
- the fabF gene encoding beta-ketoacyl-ACP synthase II, producing MEKRRVVITGLGMVSPLGSDLNVFWQRLIEGASGIRRITKFDASAMATQIAGEVVDFEIDKFIPKKEQRRMDPFCHYAVAAAKMAVDDSGIQFASEDLYRAGCMVGSGVGGLITMEDQHNVLLTRGPDRSSPFMIPMMIVNMASGLVAIEHGLKGPNFCVVSACASGTHSIGEAARQIQYGDADIMLAGGTEAVVCPLGIAGFSAMRAMSTRNDDPTHASRPFDKDRDGFVMGEGAGIVVLEEYEHAKKRGAKIYAEVGGYGATCDANHITAPSPGGEGGARAMVKAMNEAGLTPDMIDYINAHGTSTPVGDKSETDAVKVAFGEASKKVMVSSTKSVTGHLLGAAGGLETIICALAIQKGVVPPTMNYTTPDPELDLDYVPNQARDFKIRACLNNSLGFGGHNASLLLKRV from the coding sequence ATGGAAAAAAGAAGAGTGGTTATTACGGGTTTGGGTATGGTGTCGCCGTTGGGGTCAGACCTCAATGTCTTTTGGCAGAGGCTGATTGAAGGGGCTTCTGGCATTCGCCGCATCACGAAATTCGACGCTTCTGCCATGGCTACTCAGATCGCTGGTGAAGTTGTTGACTTCGAAATTGACAAGTTCATTCCTAAAAAAGAACAGCGCCGCATGGACCCCTTCTGTCATTATGCCGTGGCGGCCGCCAAGATGGCCGTTGATGATTCCGGCATTCAGTTTGCTTCCGAAGATCTCTATCGGGCCGGTTGTATGGTGGGTTCGGGGGTAGGGGGCTTGATCACCATGGAAGACCAGCACAACGTGTTGCTGACCCGAGGTCCGGATCGCAGTTCTCCCTTTATGATCCCGATGATGATTGTGAATATGGCCTCAGGGTTGGTTGCGATTGAACATGGCCTGAAAGGTCCGAATTTCTGTGTAGTATCCGCTTGCGCCAGCGGCACCCACTCGATTGGTGAAGCCGCGCGTCAAATCCAGTACGGTGATGCGGATATCATGCTGGCCGGTGGTACCGAAGCCGTTGTTTGTCCGCTGGGTATTGCCGGTTTCTCGGCGATGCGCGCCATGAGCACGCGGAACGATGACCCGACGCATGCGAGCCGGCCGTTTGACAAGGATCGCGATGGGTTCGTCATGGGCGAAGGCGCCGGTATTGTTGTTTTGGAAGAATATGAGCACGCCAAGAAGCGTGGGGCCAAGATTTACGCCGAAGTCGGCGGTTATGGTGCCACCTGCGATGCCAATCATATCACCGCCCCCTCTCCGGGTGGCGAAGGTGGAGCCAGGGCGATGGTGAAGGCCATGAATGAAGCCGGTCTGACTCCCGATATGATCGATTATATCAATGCGCACGGTACCAGTACTCCTGTGGGTGATAAGAGTGAGACGGATGCGGTGAAGGTGGCGTTCGGTGAGGCGTCCAAGAAGGTCATGGTCAGTTCCACAAAATCTGTGACCGGTCATTTACTCGGTGCGGCAGGCGGGCTGGAAACCATTATCTGCGCTTTGGCCATTCAAAAGGGTGTGGTGCCGCCGACCATGAATTACACAACACCGGATCCCGAGCTGGATCTGGACTACGTCCCGAACCAGGCACGTGACTTCAAGATTCGCGCCTGCTTGAACAACTCCCTCGGCTTTGGCGGACATAACGCCTCATTGCTGCTGAAGCGGGTCTAA
- the acpP gene encoding acyl carrier protein has product MALEDKVKDIIVEQLGVNAEQVTPEASFIEDLGADSLDTVELVMAFEEEFGAEIPDEDAEKLTTVGGVIEYLKSKGITA; this is encoded by the coding sequence ATGGCACTTGAAGATAAAGTCAAAGATATCATCGTTGAACAGTTGGGCGTGAATGCCGAGCAAGTCACACCCGAAGCATCATTTATTGAAGATTTGGGTGCGGATTCCCTTGATACAGTCGAACTCGTGATGGCGTTCGAAGAGGAATTCGGCGCTGAAATCCCGGATGAGGATGCCGAGAAGTTGACCACCGTTGGCGGTGTCATTGAGTACTTGAAGAGCAAGGGCATCACGGCCTAA